One Lactobacillus crispatus DNA segment encodes these proteins:
- a CDS encoding XTP/dITP diphosphatase: protein MVKEILFATGNQGKAKELKEAFKQAGVDIEIKTNADLDNPPHPIESGHTFEANAKIKAHELAEFSKLPTIADDSGLMVDALDGEPGVRSARYAGEAHNDAKNNAKLLANLGGVPDEKRTAKFWTTIVVSMPGEFDKDLVVSGTCSGRILAAPRGEDGFGYDPLFYIPEKEKTFAQMTTDEKNEISHRGNAVRKLLQELPAWLEQFD from the coding sequence ATGGTTAAAGAAATTTTATTTGCGACTGGTAATCAAGGTAAAGCAAAAGAACTAAAAGAAGCCTTTAAACAAGCTGGGGTAGATATCGAGATTAAGACGAATGCTGACTTAGACAATCCGCCTCATCCGATTGAAAGTGGCCATACGTTTGAAGCTAATGCCAAGATTAAGGCCCATGAATTAGCTGAGTTTAGCAAGTTGCCTACGATTGCCGATGATTCAGGTTTAATGGTTGATGCTTTGGATGGCGAACCAGGTGTTAGAAGTGCTCGCTATGCTGGCGAAGCTCATAATGATGCAAAGAATAACGCAAAGTTATTAGCTAATTTAGGCGGTGTGCCAGATGAAAAAAGAACGGCCAAGTTTTGGACTACGATTGTGGTTTCAATGCCAGGTGAATTTGATAAAGACTTGGTTGTGTCAGGTACTTGCAGTGGTCGTATTTTGGCCGCACCACGTGGTGAAGATGGTTTTGGGTATGATCCATTGTTTTATATTCCAGAAAAAGAAAAAACTTTTGCACAGATGACTACTGATGAAAAGAATGAGATTTCTCATCGTGGTAATGCAGTGCGAAAATTGCTCCAAGAATTGCCAGCTTGGTTAGAACAATTTGATTAG
- a CDS encoding helix-turn-helix domain-containing protein, whose product MSKSIGEALKEERWSLGLTQEQFIKGIISESFYSKVERGKNEIVAVDLLKILAANNISEEEFLSKLNVKENNNLEEDLKVQLLNAYSIHDKKKISMLVQKIQNAAMDENTKISARLIDAVVNNKINDLTQREITQIKRKFFEVDDWTKNITTLQLFCNSMLLFDFDELVLFVKKLEKTCKGKLMKLPFNTQKIIASICINYFHNCYTNDCGQDASYGYEIIGELANIPDLGIYVIVTNFYKAYFQGNKKKSQQILDFLNQNGLSEISSRLP is encoded by the coding sequence ATGTCAAAAAGTATTGGGGAAGCGCTGAAAGAGGAAAGATGGTCTTTAGGATTAACACAGGAACAATTTATTAAAGGGATTATTAGTGAATCGTTTTATTCAAAAGTAGAACGAGGTAAGAATGAAATAGTAGCAGTAGATTTACTAAAGATTTTAGCTGCTAATAACATTAGTGAAGAAGAATTTTTAAGTAAACTAAATGTTAAGGAAAATAATAATTTAGAGGAAGACTTAAAAGTTCAATTACTTAATGCATATTCTATTCATGATAAAAAGAAAATCAGTATGTTAGTCCAAAAAATACAAAATGCAGCTATGGATGAAAATACTAAAATATCAGCTCGTTTGATTGATGCAGTTGTAAATAATAAGATTAATGATTTAACTCAAAGAGAAATTACACAAATTAAGAGAAAATTTTTTGAAGTTGATGATTGGACCAAAAATATTACAACCTTACAACTTTTTTGTAATTCAATGCTTTTGTTTGATTTTGATGAGCTGGTTCTTTTTGTAAAAAAACTGGAAAAAACATGTAAAGGGAAGTTGATGAAATTACCATTTAATACTCAAAAGATAATTGCATCGATTTGCATAAATTATTTTCATAATTGTTATACAAATGATTGTGGTCAAGATGCAAGCTATGGTTATGAAATAATAGGAGAATTAGCTAATATTCCAGATTTGGGAATATATGTAATAGTTACTAATTTTTATAAGGCATATTTTCAAGGGAATAAAAAGAAAAGTCAACAGATACTAGATTTCTTGAATCAGAATGGATTAAGCGAAATATCTAGCAGATTACCATAG